Proteins from one Mugil cephalus isolate CIBA_MC_2020 chromosome 15, CIBA_Mcephalus_1.1, whole genome shotgun sequence genomic window:
- the mepcea gene encoding 7SK snRNA methylphosphate capping enzyme, giving the protein MSLDEGSAKSGSTQASSTSSLQLTDCPRGYSSLSVMMEGTAVTPDFAAACPVPGTAASPKHTSTTDALNLSDNAGQTARGNENSINRRNSFHHSKQQQQQTKLTKRRNTSNSSFKHPTSGKRRRRANSESDSVLPTNFLLGGNIFDPLNLNSLLDEEVNKALNAETPKSSPLPAKSRDPVEILIPRDITDPLNLNSGIADCSVLVSPYKSGGRKRHRNRHHGGGGGGGGGISATQINLSESGKSEVKSGTSALHPGTVDSLSALDVSKEPNSFSSVTGDSHEHTADSLASCKEEVTSVSAEDSTSSLSGAPNQHTSRRKRRRNSGKMDPPVTHSTPIGKSATGDKSCGTAGPRNSNSFHTPRSGPKTGSGLRQHQQPYNQSKEQQKKFQYGNYNKYYGYRNPGNNEDPRLRVLRPEWFEGKHVLDLGCNAGHLTLYIAKMLRPARILGLDIDGGLIHAARKNIRHYLSELQTQEARRATQGAKTTKSEERNGNERHTGTEKKHNEAESRDENGRPFKGESGPAEAVNDNDSCHTDATGTQRRDSKTVQTKQEDCDSPPADHSVSCSFPVSLRISRGPIAAPPLTDTSTTQPGEFPSNVSFIKANYVLENDNLLLTQRPEYDVILCLSVTKWVHLNWGDSGLKRLFKRVYRHLHPGGMFILEPQPWESYVRRKKLTDNICRNYHSIRLKPDQFSSYLTSDVGFTSFEYIGAPKCSVRGFQRPIYVFHK; this is encoded by the exons ATGTCTCTCGATGAGGGTTCTGCAAAAAGTGGCAGCACACAGGCCAGCTCGACTTCATCACTCCAGCTCACGGATTGTCCTCGGGGTTACAGCAGTCTGTCCGTGATGATGGAGGGAACTGCAGTCACTCCTGACTTTGCAGCTGCTTGTCCTGTCCCCGGCACTGCAGCCTcaccaaaacacaccagcacgACCGACGCTCTAAACCTCTCGGACAATGCTGGACAGACAGCCAGAGGGAACGAGAATAGCATCAATCGCAGGAACAGCTTTCATCATtccaaacagcaacaacaacagacaaaactAACAAAGCGGCGCAACACCTCAAACTCTAGCTTCAAGCATCCGACATCTGGAAAGAGGAGACGAAGGGCCAACTCAGAAAGCGACTCCGTCCTGCCTACCAACTTCCTCTTGGGTGGAAATATTTTTGACCCGCTGAATCTCAACAGCCTGCTTGATGAGGAGGTCAACAAGGCGCTCAATGCAGAGACTCCCAAATCCTCGCCACTTCCAGCGAAGAGTCGAGACCCTGTGGAGATACTCATCCCTAGAGACATCACAGATCCACTGAACCTAAACAGTGGGATAGCGGACTGCAGCGTTTTGGTGTCCCCCTACAAgagtggaggaaggaaaagacacCGCAATAGGCaccatggaggaggaggaggaggtgggggtgggatTTCAGCAACTCAAATCAACCTCTCAGAATCAGGAAAAAGTGAGGTTAAAAGTGGCACTTCCGCACTACATCCAGGTACGGTAGATTCATTATCTGCACTTGATGTCTCCAAAGAGCCCAACAGTTTCTCCAGTGTCACAGGGGATTCCCATGAGCACACAGCTGACTCTTTAGCCAGCTGCAAGGAGGAGGTGACGTCTGTATCCGCAGAGGATTCCACTTCTTCTTTGTCAGGGGCACCAAATCAGCACACAAGCAGGCGGAAGCGAAGACGTAACTCAGGCAAAATGGACCCCCCTGTGACCCATTCTACTCCCATCGGAAAGTCAGCTACTGGTGACAAGAGCTGTGGTACAGCAGGCCCAAGAAATTCTAATTCCTTCCACACACCAAGAAGTGGTCCCAAAACAGGATCAGGACTTCGCCAGCACCAGCAGCCGTACAACCAGTCTAAGGAACAGCAGAAGAAGTTTCAGTATGGGAACTATAATAAGTATTATGGCTACCGCAACCCAGGCAATAATGAAGACCCACGTCTACGTGTGCTTCGTCCAGAGTGGTTTGAAGGTAAACATGTACTAGACTTGGGTTGCAACGCAGGCCACCTAACCCTCTATATTGCCAAAATGCTAAGACCTGCCCGTATATTGGGCCTAGATATCGATGGTGGTCTGATACATGCAGCTCGAAAGAACATCAGACATTATCTGTCTGAGCTTCAGACCCAAGAGGCCAGGCGTGCAACACAGGGGGCAAAGACTACTAAATCAGAGGAGAGGAATGGAAATGAgagacacacaggcacagaaaaGAAGCACAATGAAGCCGAGAGCAGGGATGAAAACGGGAGACCATTTAAAGGGGAAAGTGGCCCTGCAGAGGCTGTAAATGACAATGACTCCTGTCACACAGATGCGACAGGGACCCAGAGGCGGGACAGcaaaacagtgcaaacaaaGCAAGAAGATTGTGATTCACCCCCTGCAGATCACTCTGTGAGTTGCTCTTTTCCAGTGTCCCTACGGATCTCCAGGGGCCCTATCGCTGCACCTCCACTAACAGACACATCCACCACACAGCCTGGAGAGTTCCCCTCAAATGTGTCCTTCATCAAG GCCAATTACGTACTGGAGAACGATAATCTGCTTTTGACTCAGCGGCCGGAGTATGACGTGATCCTTTGCCTGAGCGTTACCAAATGGGTTCACTTAAACTGGGGAGACAGTGGCCTCAAGCGGCTTTTCAAGAGAGTCTACAGACATCTACATCCTGGAGGGATGTTCATCCTGGAGCCTCAGCCCTGGGAGTCCTATGTGAGGAGAAAGAAGTTGACT GATAATATTTGCAGGAATTATCACAGCATCCGTCTCAAACCTGACCAGTTTTCATCATATCTTACAAGCGACGTGGGCTTCACCAGTTTTGAGTACATTGGGGCCCCCAAGTGTTCAGTAAGAG GTTTTCAGAGGCCAATCTATGTTTTTCACAAATGA